One Podospora pseudopauciseta strain CBS 411.78 chromosome 5 map unlocalized CBS411.78m_5, whole genome shotgun sequence DNA window includes the following coding sequences:
- the MRP10 gene encoding 40S ribosomal protein mrp10 (EggNog:ENOG503P58I; COG:J), whose product MSKNPIRLPPLPRLRVRNPNKREQNPCLTIMSSVLACWASAGHTGRACNTVEDALRACMDAPKPPPKPSNTINYHLQRLSSKLIKQASKNK is encoded by the exons ATGTCCAAGAACCCAATCcgtcttccccccctcccgagGCTTCGGGTCCGCAACCCAAACAAGCGCGAGCAAAACCCCTGCCTCACCATCATGTCCTCTGTCCTCG CGTGCTGGGCTTCCGCTGGCCACACTGGCAGAGCATGCAACACAGTCGAAGACGCCCTCCGCGCCTGCATGGACGCTCCCAAGCCCCCTCCAAAGCCaagcaacaccatcaactacCATCTCCAGAGACTGTCCTCGAAGCTTATCAAGCAAGCGTCCAAGAACAAATAA